The genome window TCTCGAGCTTGCCGTTGCCGTAGGCCCGCTGGGGCGAGTAGCTGCGGGAGTTCTGCAGGTCGTCGATGTCGAACCTGCTGAAGGCGGAGGCCGCGCGACTCGAGGTCTGGACCACCGTCGCCCTGCTCTCCACCAGCGTCGGCAGCAGCAGGTGGGTCAGCAGGAAGCCGGCGAGGTGGTTGACCTGGAAGGTCTTCTCGAACCCGTCGACGGTCATGGTGCGGCCGGCCATGATGCCGCCGGCGTTGTTGGCCAGCACGTCGATGCGCGGGTACGCGTCGGTGAGCTCTCGCGCGAGCCGCCGGACCTGCGCGAGGTCCGCGTAGTCGGCCACGTGGAACGGCGCACCGAGCTCGGCGCCGAGCGCTGCCGTCTTCTCGGGAGAGCGGCCGACGAGGACGACGTGCTCACCGCGGGAGGCGAGCGTCCGGGCCGCCGCTGCACCGATCCCGTCGCTCGCTCCGGTGATGACGATGGTGCGCTGGGACATGAGGCCTCTCGGGAGCGGAGCGGGGAGTTGGTGGAGGGCCTACCCCGCCGCGCTCACGACCACTCAGGTCGCGGCGAGCCGCGCCGATGATCAGGCACCGGCATGCCCGGCGCCCCACGACCCCGAGGACTGGTCAGATGAAGAAGCTGCTCTTCACCGCCGCTGCGCTCGTCGCTGCCGCGGTGCCCACGGCGGTCTCCACCACGCCCGCTCAGGCTGTGACCGTCGCGCAGCGGCAGGCGGTCGGCGCGGCGCAGGACTACCTGCGCTTCCAGGCCTTCTCCCGCCTCGGCCTCATCGACCAGCTCTCGTCGTCCTACGGTGACGGCTTCAAGAAGGCCGACGCCGTCTACGGCGTCGACCACGTCAAGGCCAACTGGAACACGCAGGCGGTCCGGGCCGCGAAGTCCTACCTCAAGTTCCAGCACTTCAGCCGCAACGGGCTCATCCACCAGCTCGAGTCGCCCTACGGCGACAAGTTCACCCACGCCCAGGCGGTCTACGGGGTCAACCACACCGGACTGTGAGCCGTCCGGTCAGCGGCCCGTGATGGTGAACGACTTGCTGTAGGCGGCACCGAAGGCCCCCCGCCGCAGCAGCACGCGGTAGGAGTTGGCACCGCGCGCCGGAGGCGTGGCGACGAGGGTGTAGGTCCCTGTCGTGCCGGTGTAGGCCTGCCCTACCTGCCGCCAGGTGCGGCCGACGCGCCGCTGGAGGCGCACGTCGCCGCCGCTCGCCCGAGGCCAGATGCGCCCCCGGACCCGCACGTCCGTGCCCGCCTCGGCCGAGGCCGCGACCGGCGCAGCAGTCACCGTGCGGCGCAGCTTCGACAGGTCGACGGTGCGCACGACCTGCGCCGCCCAGCTCCCCGGCGCGGCCGTCGGCACCGCGGCCTCGGCGTAGCGCACGCAGACGGCCGTGTCGGCGGTCGTCGTGGTCGTGCGCCAGCGCCCGTCGCGCCCGACGACGGCCTTGCCGAGCAGCGCGCCCTCGCTCAGCGCGGCCATCTCGCAGCCGCCGCCGTAGACCGCGAGCCGGAGCCCGGTCGCCGCGTGCCCGGTGCGGGACAGGCGCGCGGTGCCGCTGATCACCGTGGGCCGGTCGGCGCGAGGTGTGGGCACGGCCGCGATCGCGATGCGGGGCCAGTCGGCACCGCGCAGGTTGAAGGCCGCCGCCTCCAGCGCAGGCACCGTGACCGGTGACTGGTCGAACAGGTTCTCGGCGTGCAGGTCCTCGGTGAAGATCCCCGAGACGCGCCAGATGCCGGCGTTGACCGCACCCAGCGTCGTGGTGCCCCGCCACAGCCCGTCCTCGGGAGTGCCCCCGACGAGCTCGAGGGGCACGGTGCGGTCGTTGCCGGCCTGCGGGTCCACCGCGCGGGCCGACTGGGAGGTGCCGGTCCGCACGACGAGGCACGGGCACGTCGCAGCCCCGTTGCCGTCGTTGAAGACTGCCCTCACCGGGTGCACTCCGCCGGGGTTGCTCAGGTGAGCCTCGACCGTGAGCGTCGTCGTCGCTGTGCCCACGAGGCGGGTGACCGGCGCGCTGAGCCGCACGTCGGACACGGTCGTGGCAGGAGCAGACGGGGCGGGGGTCGCCGCGGCCGCGGGCGCGGTGACGGCGAGAGCGAGGGCGATCGGCAGGGCCGCGACGAGGCGGTGCAGGTGTCTGGGCACGCTGGTAGGACGCGCCGGCGTGCGCGCGAGGTTCACCGGGGGCCGGCGCCCTAGGGTGCTGCGGTGGAGCTCGAGCGGGTGTCGACCGCCTACTCGGCGCTGGCCGGGCGCTACGTCGACCTGTTCGACGGCGGCTGGCGGCCCGACGAGCAGGACGAGGCGTTCGTACGCCGCCACCTCCTCGGACTCGCTGGCCCGGTCCTCGACGTCGGGTGCGGCCCGGGCTGGTGGACAGCCTGGCTGCACGGTCTGGGCGTCGACGTCTCGGGCGTCGACCTGGTGCCGGAGTTCGTCGCCCACGCGCGAGCCCACCACCCGGGGCCGCCCTTCGAGGTCGGCTCCATGCTCGAGCTCGACGTCGCCGACCACTCGCTCGCCGGGGTCCTCAGCTGGTACTCGACCATCCACACGCCGCCCGTCGAGCTGGACCGCGTGTTGCAGGCCTTCCACCGGCTCCTGACGCCGACCGGCGTCCTGGTCGTGGGGTTCTTCGACAGCGACGACGAGGTGGCTGCGTTCGACCACGCGGTCACCACCGCGTACCGCTGGCCCGTCGAGGTCCTCGCGCAGCACCTGGCCGACGCGGGCTTCGCAGAGGTCGACCGGCTGCAGCGACGGACTCCCGACCGGCCGGACCGCAGGTACGCCGCTCTGGCCGCCCGCGTCGCTCCTCAGTGACGGACGCGGTAGCGCAGGTGCAGCACCCGGTCGCCCTGGACGACGACGTGCGGGTCCTCGAGGACGACACTGTCGCCGGCGGCACCGAAGTAGCGCTTGCCTGCGCCGAAGACGACGGGCACGACGTCCATCGCAACCTCGTCGACGAGGCCCAGCGCCAGCGCCTGCCCGCCGACGTCGCCGGCGGTGAGCGCGACGACCCGGTCGCCGGCTCGCTCCTTGGCCCGCGCCACACCGGCAGCCACGTCGTCGACGAAGTCGTAGGACGCCTCGGGGTGCCAGCCGTCCGGCTTCGGCCGGTGCGAGACCACCACGACGTGGTCGCCCGCAGGCGGCTTGCCCTCCCAGCCGTTGGTCAGGTCGAAGAGGTGACGACCCATGACGGTGGCGCCGATGCTCTGCCACATCGGGCGCACGTAGGCCGCGGACTCCGGCGACACCTTGAAGGGCCCGCCGTCGACGATCTCGGTGTCACCGTTGAAGTACCAGTCGAACAGCGGCCCGACCTCGTCGTCGGGGTCGGCCACGTAGCCGTCCACCGACACCACCGCATGCATCACGACATCCGCCATGGTCCCCTCCGGTTCGTCCACTACCGAAGAGGACGAGGCTCCAGCGCCATCCTCGTCGGCGGCCAGGTGGCGTCCTCGGCCAGCCGCCGCAGGCGTGGCAGGAGCAGAGCGGCACGGTAGACCGCGTACCCGCCGGGCGCTCCGACGGTGTTGGCGAGCAGGTCGTTGACGTCCGCGACGTGGCCGCCGTTGCCGGTCGTGGACTGCACGAGCTGCACGAGCTCGATGCCGAGGCTGGAGAGGAACCCGCCAACCAGCACCAGGAGCACAGAGCGGACCCGAGCGAGCAGCGGCAGCAGCACGCCGAACGGCAGGAAGACGACGACGTTCTGCAGCATGTCCTTCACGTCCGTGCCCTGCAGCGGCGTCAGGTTCAGCTGGTCCCACCACGGCACGCCCGACCCGGGCTTGCCGATGAAGATCGGGAAGACCGTGTTGGCGACCACGCCACCGCCGTAGACGCACGCCACCGCAGCGGTCACGGCACGGGACACGGTCAGGGCGGCGCGTCGCTGCAGCCACCACAGCGCGGCGGCGAAGGCCAGCACTCCGAGGGGGACGACGAACGGCCACGGGCTCAGCTCGTGCCACGGCGTGGCCACGTTCCTCCTCGGGTGCTGCTCGTCCTGCGGGTCGGCCGCCAGCACCTTGCCCGCGCAAACGCGCTTGCCGAGGGCCGACCGCGTGCACCAGTATCGCGGCCAAGCCACTCCCCACCCGAGGCGGGCACCGTGAGCGTGACCTTCGTACTGACCTCGCTCATCATCGTGGCCACCCCTGGCACAGGTGCGCTGTTCACC of Motilibacter peucedani contains these proteins:
- a CDS encoding SDR family NAD(P)-dependent oxidoreductase, with the translated sequence MSQRTIVITGASDGIGAAAARTLASRGEHVVLVGRSPEKTAALGAELGAPFHVADYADLAQVRRLARELTDAYPRIDVLANNAGGIMAGRTMTVDGFEKTFQVNHLAGFLLTHLLLPTLVESRATVVQTSSRAASAFSRFDIDDLQNSRSYSPQRAYGNGKLENVLFTRELHRRYAQHGLSTAAFHPGVVGTNFGSESTLLMRAVYHTPLVKRLFTRTPDQGAAPLLWLLDSTPGKDWQSGEYYERYAVARTAPAAYDDELARRLWDESERLVGAAV
- a CDS encoding Ltp family lipoprotein, whose product is MKKLLFTAAALVAAAVPTAVSTTPAQAVTVAQRQAVGAAQDYLRFQAFSRLGLIDQLSSSYGDGFKKADAVYGVDHVKANWNTQAVRAAKSYLKFQHFSRNGLIHQLESPYGDKFTHAQAVYGVNHTGL
- a CDS encoding class I SAM-dependent methyltransferase yields the protein MELERVSTAYSALAGRYVDLFDGGWRPDEQDEAFVRRHLLGLAGPVLDVGCGPGWWTAWLHGLGVDVSGVDLVPEFVAHARAHHPGPPFEVGSMLELDVADHSLAGVLSWYSTIHTPPVELDRVLQAFHRLLTPTGVLVVGFFDSDDEVAAFDHAVTTAYRWPVEVLAQHLADAGFAEVDRLQRRTPDRPDRRYAALAARVAPQ
- a CDS encoding dihydrofolate reductase family protein; this translates as MADVVMHAVVSVDGYVADPDDEVGPLFDWYFNGDTEIVDGGPFKVSPESAAYVRPMWQSIGATVMGRHLFDLTNGWEGKPPAGDHVVVVSHRPKPDGWHPEASYDFVDDVAAGVARAKERAGDRVVALTAGDVGGQALALGLVDEVAMDVVPVVFGAGKRYFGAAGDSVVLEDPHVVVQGDRVLHLRYRVRH
- a CDS encoding VanZ family protein, translated to MATPWHELSPWPFVVPLGVLAFAAALWWLQRRAALTVSRAVTAAVACVYGGGVVANTVFPIFIGKPGSGVPWWDQLNLTPLQGTDVKDMLQNVVVFLPFGVLLPLLARVRSVLLVLVGGFLSSLGIELVQLVQSTTGNGGHVADVNDLLANTVGAPGGYAVYRAALLLPRLRRLAEDATWPPTRMALEPRPLR